In Escherichia ruysiae, a genomic segment contains:
- the dadX gene encoding catabolic alanine racemase DadX, producing the protein MTRPIQASLDLQALKQNLTIVRQAAPHARVWSVVKANAYGHGIERIWSALGATDGFALLNLEEAIILRERGWKGPILMLEGFFHAQDLEIYDQYRLTTCVHSNWQLKALQNARLKAPLDVYLKVNSGMNRLGFQPDRVLTVWQQLRAMANVGEMTLMSHFADAEHPDGISGAMARIEQAAEGLECRRSLSNSAATLWHPEAHFDWVRPGIILYGASPSGQWRDIANTGLRPVMTLSSEIIGVQTLKAGERVGYGGRYTARDEQRIGIVAAGYADGYPRHAPTGTPVLVDGVRTMTVGTVSMDMLAVDLTPCPQAGIGTPVELWGKEIKIDDVAAAAGTVGYELMCALALRVPVVTV; encoded by the coding sequence ATGACTCGTCCGATACAGGCCAGCCTCGATCTGCAGGCATTAAAACAAAATCTGACCATTGTCCGCCAGGCCGCGCCGCATGCGCGCGTCTGGTCGGTGGTAAAAGCGAACGCTTACGGGCACGGTATCGAGCGTATCTGGAGCGCGCTCGGGGCGACCGATGGTTTTGCGTTACTTAATCTTGAAGAGGCCATTATCCTGCGCGAGCGCGGCTGGAAAGGGCCAATCCTGATGCTGGAGGGTTTTTTTCATGCTCAGGATCTGGAAATTTATGACCAGTACCGTCTGACCACCTGCGTGCACAGTAACTGGCAGCTCAAAGCACTGCAAAATGCGCGGCTAAAAGCGCCGCTGGATGTTTACCTTAAGGTGAACAGCGGAATGAATCGGTTGGGGTTCCAGCCCGATCGCGTGCTTACTGTCTGGCAGCAGCTGCGGGCGATGGCGAATGTTGGCGAAATGACTTTGATGTCGCATTTTGCCGATGCGGAGCATCCTGATGGGATTTCTGGCGCGATGGCGCGTATTGAGCAGGCAGCGGAAGGTCTGGAGTGTCGGCGCTCGTTGTCTAATTCGGCGGCAACCCTGTGGCATCCGGAAGCGCATTTTGACTGGGTTCGACCTGGCATTATTTTATATGGTGCTTCGCCGTCCGGTCAGTGGCGCGATATCGCCAATACCGGATTACGCCCGGTCATGACGTTAAGCAGTGAGATTATTGGTGTTCAGACGCTAAAAGCGGGCGAGCGTGTGGGCTATGGCGGTCGCTATACTGCGCGCGATGAGCAGCGAATCGGCATTGTCGCCGCCGGATACGCCGACGGCTATCCGCGTCATGCACCAACCGGAACACCTGTTTTAGTGGACGGGGTGCGCACCATGACGGTGGGGACAGTCTCGATGGATATGCTGGCGGTCGATTTGACGCCTTGCCCACAGGCGGGGATTGGTACGCCGGTTGAGCTGTGGGGCAAGGAGATCAAAATTGATGATGTCGCCGCCGCTGCCGGAACGGTGGGCTATGAGTTGATGTGCGCGCTGGCGCTACGTGTACCTGTTGTGACGGTGTAA
- the dadA gene encoding D-amino acid dehydrogenase → MRVVILGSGVVGVASAWYLNQAGHEVTVIDREPGAALETSAANAGQISPGYAAPWAAPGVPLKAIKWMFQRHAPLAVRLDGTQFQLKWMWQMLRNCDTSHYMENKGRMVRLAEYSRDCLKTLRAETNIQYEGRQGGTLQLFRTEQQYENATRDIAVLEDAGVPYKLLESSRLAEVEPALAEVAHKLTGGLQLPNDETGDCQLFTQNLASMAEQAGVKFRFNTPVDQLLCDGEQIYGVKCGGEVIKADAYVMAFGSYSTAMLKGIVDIPVYPLKGYSLTIPIAQEDGAPVSTILDETYKIAITRFDNRIRVGGMAEIVGFNTELLQPRRETLEMVVRDLYPRGGHVEQATFWTGLRPMTPDGTPVVGRTRFKNLWLNTGHGTLGWTMACGSGQLLSDLLSGRTPAIPYEDLSVARYSRGFTPSRPGHLHGAHS, encoded by the coding sequence ATGCGAGTTGTCATACTGGGAAGTGGTGTGGTAGGCGTTGCCAGCGCCTGGTATTTAAATCAGGCTGGACACGAGGTCACCGTCATTGATCGGGAACCTGGGGCAGCACTTGAAACCAGCGCAGCAAATGCCGGGCAAATTTCTCCTGGATATGCCGCGCCGTGGGCGGCGCCAGGCGTGCCTTTAAAAGCGATTAAATGGATGTTCCAGCGACATGCGCCGCTGGCGGTTCGTCTCGATGGTACGCAATTCCAGTTGAAATGGATGTGGCAAATGTTACGTAACTGTGACACCAGCCACTATATGGAAAACAAAGGTCGGATGGTGCGCCTGGCGGAATACAGCCGTGATTGCCTGAAAACATTGCGCGCCGAAACCAATATTCAGTATGAAGGACGGCAGGGCGGGACGCTGCAACTGTTCCGCACTGAACAACAGTATGAAAACGCTACTCGCGATATCGCCGTACTGGAAGATGCAGGCGTGCCATATAAGTTACTGGAATCCAGTCGCCTGGCGGAAGTTGAACCTGCGCTGGCGGAAGTTGCGCACAAACTGACTGGTGGCCTGCAACTACCCAATGACGAAACCGGTGACTGTCAGCTCTTTACCCAGAATCTGGCGAGCATGGCGGAACAGGCGGGGGTAAAATTCCGCTTTAATACACCAGTCGATCAGCTGCTTTGTGACGGCGAGCAGATTTATGGTGTGAAGTGTGGTGGTGAAGTAATTAAGGCCGATGCGTATGTTATGGCATTTGGCTCTTACTCGACGGCGATGCTCAAGGGCATTGTCGATATCCCGGTTTATCCGTTGAAAGGTTATTCTTTGACCATTCCGATTGCGCAGGAAGACGGTGCGCCGGTGTCCACCATTCTTGATGAAACCTACAAAATCGCCATTACCCGTTTCGATAACCGTATCCGCGTTGGCGGAATGGCGGAAATTGTTGGCTTTAACACCGAGCTGTTGCAACCGCGTCGTGAAACGCTGGAGATGGTGGTTCGCGACCTTTATCCGCGCGGCGGCCATGTTGAGCAGGCCACGTTCTGGACGGGGCTACGTCCGATGACGCCAGATGGCACGCCGGTTGTGGGGCGTACACGCTTCAAAAATTTGTGGCTGAATACCGGTCACGGTACGCTTGGCTGGACGATGGCTTGCGGTTCTGGTCAGTTGTTAAGCGATCTGCTTTCTGGCCGCACGCCAGCGATCCCGTATGAGGATCTAAGTGTAGCGCGCTACAGTCGTGGATTTACGCCATCACGTCCAGGCCATTTACATGGCGCGCACAGTTAA
- a CDS encoding SpoVR family protein encodes MATIDSMNKDSTRLSDGPDWTFDLLDIYLAEIDRVAKLYRLDTYPHQIEVITSEQMMDAYSSVGMPINYPHWSFGKKFIETERLYKHGQQGLAYEIVINSNPCIAYLMEENTITMQALVMAHACYGHNSFFKNNYLFRSWTDASSIVDYLIFARKYITECEERYGVDEVEKLLDSCHALMNYGVDRYKRPQKISLQEEKARQKSREEYLQSQVNMLWRTLPKREEEKTVAEARRYPSEPQENLLYFMEKNAPLLESWQREILRIVRKVSQYFYPQKQTQVMNEGWATFWHYTILNHLYDEGKVTERFMLEFLHSHTNVVFQPPYNSPWYSGINPYALGFAMFQDIKRICQSPTEEDKYWFPDIAGSDWLETLHFAMRDFKDESFISQFLSPKVMRDFRFFTVLDDDRHNYLEISAIHNEEGYREIRNRLSSQYNLSNLEPNIQIWNVDLRGDRSLTLRYIPHNRAPLDRGRKEVLKHVHRLWGFDVMLEQQNEDGSVELLERCPPRMGNL; translated from the coding sequence ATGGCGACGATCGATTCTATGAATAAGGACTCCACACGTTTGAGCGATGGACCTGACTGGACATTCGACCTGCTGGATATTTATTTGGCAGAGATAGACCGGGTGGCAAAACTCTACCGGCTGGATACCTACCCGCACCAGATTGAAGTAATTACATCAGAGCAAATGATGGATGCCTACTCCAGCGTCGGTATGCCAATTAACTATCCGCATTGGTCGTTTGGTAAAAAGTTTATTGAAACCGAGCGTCTGTATAAGCACGGTCAGCAAGGGCTGGCCTATGAAATCGTCATTAACTCTAATCCGTGTATCGCTTATCTGATGGAAGAGAACACCATTACCATGCAGGCACTGGTGATGGCACACGCCTGTTATGGCCACAACTCTTTCTTCAAAAACAATTACTTATTCCGTAGCTGGACCGATGCCAGTTCGATTGTCGATTACCTGATTTTCGCCCGCAAATACATTACCGAGTGCGAAGAACGCTATGGCGTTGATGAGGTAGAAAAGCTGTTGGATTCGTGCCATGCGCTGATGAACTACGGTGTGGATCGTTATAAACGCCCACAAAAAATCTCGCTGCAAGAGGAGAAAGCCCGGCAGAAAAGTCGCGAAGAGTATCTGCAGAGCCAGGTCAATATGCTCTGGAGAACGCTGCCTAAGCGCGAGGAAGAGAAAACCGTTGCCGAAGCGCGCCGCTATCCGTCCGAGCCACAAGAAAATCTGCTCTATTTTATGGAGAAAAATGCACCGCTGCTGGAATCATGGCAGCGTGAAATCCTGCGTATTGTACGTAAAGTGAGCCAGTATTTTTATCCGCAAAAACAGACTCAGGTGATGAACGAAGGCTGGGCGACCTTCTGGCACTACACCATCCTTAACCATCTGTATGATGAAGGGAAAGTGACCGAACGTTTTATGCTGGAGTTCTTGCATAGCCACACCAATGTGGTCTTCCAGCCGCCCTATAACAGCCCGTGGTACAGCGGAATTAACCCGTATGCCCTCGGATTTGCTATGTTTCAGGATATTAAACGGATTTGTCAGTCGCCAACGGAAGAAGACAAATACTGGTTCCCGGATATCGCCGGTTCCGACTGGCTGGAAACGCTGCATTTCGCGATGCGTGATTTCAAAGATGAGAGCTTTATCAGCCAGTTCCTGTCACCGAAGGTAATGCGTGATTTTCGCTTCTTCACCGTGCTGGATGACGATCGGCATAATTATCTGGAGATTTCCGCCATTCATAATGAGGAAGGTTATCGGGAGATCCGTAACCGTTTATCGTCGCAATATAACTTAAGTAATCTGGAGCCGAATATTCAGATCTGGAACGTGGATTTGCGCGGCGACCGTTCGCTGACGCTGCGTTACATTCCACATAACCGCGCACCGCTGGATCGGGGGCGTAAAGAAGTGCTGAAGCATGTACATCGCCTGTGGGGATTTGATGTGATGCTGGAACAGCAAAACGAAGACGGCAGCGTCGAGTTGCTGGAACGCTGCCCGCCAAGAATGGGGAATCTATAA
- the fadR gene encoding fatty acid metabolism transcriptional regulator FadR, whose translation MVIKAQSPAGFAEEYIIESIWNNRFPPGTILPAERELSELIGVTRTTLREVLQRLARDGWLTIQHGKPTKVNNFWETSGLNILETLARLDHESVPQLIDNLLSVRTNISTIFIRTAFRQHPDKAQEVLATANEVADHADAFADLDYNIFRGLAFASGNPIYGLILNGMKGLYTRIGRHYFANPEARSLALGFYHKLSALCSEGAHDQVYETVRRYGHESGEIWHRMQKNLPGDLAIQGR comes from the coding sequence ATGGTCATTAAGGCGCAAAGCCCGGCGGGTTTCGCGGAAGAGTACATTATTGAAAGTATCTGGAATAACCGCTTCCCACCCGGGACTATTTTGCCCGCAGAACGTGAACTTTCAGAATTAATTGGTGTAACGAGAACGACGTTACGCGAAGTGTTACAGCGCCTGGCGCGAGACGGCTGGCTGACCATTCAACACGGCAAACCGACGAAGGTGAATAATTTCTGGGAAACCTCCGGGTTGAATATCCTTGAGACGCTGGCGCGACTGGATCACGAAAGTGTACCGCAACTCATAGATAATTTGCTGTCAGTGCGCACCAATATTTCGACCATTTTTATTCGCACCGCGTTTCGTCAGCATCCTGATAAAGCGCAGGAAGTGCTGGCAACGGCTAATGAAGTGGCCGATCACGCAGACGCCTTTGCTGATCTGGATTACAACATTTTTCGCGGTCTGGCGTTTGCCTCTGGTAACCCGATTTATGGTCTGATCCTTAACGGAATGAAAGGGTTGTATACGCGCATTGGTCGTCACTATTTCGCCAATCCGGAAGCGCGTAGTCTGGCGCTGGGCTTCTACCACAAGCTGTCTGCGTTGTGCAGTGAAGGTGCTCACGATCAGGTTTACGAAACAGTACGCCGTTATGGGCATGAGAGTGGCGAGATTTGGCACCGGATGCAGAAAAACCTGCCGGGTGATTTAGCCATTCAGGGGCGTTAA
- the nhaB gene encoding Na(+)/H(+) antiporter NhaB — protein sequence MEISWGRALWRNFLGQSPDWYKLALIIFLIVNPLIFLISPFVAGWLLVAEFIFTLAMALKCYPLLPGGLLAIEAVFIGMTSAEHVREEVAANLEVLLLLMFMVAGIYFMKQLLLFIFTRLLLSIRSKMLLSLSFCMAAAFLSAFLDALTVVAVVISVAVGFYGIYHRVASSRTEDTDLQDDSHIDKHYKVVLEQFRGFLRSLMMHAGVGTALGGVMTMVGEPQNLIIAKAAGWHFGDFFLRMSPVTVPVLICGLLTCLLVEKLRWFGYGETLPEKVREVLQQFDDQSRLQRTRQDKIRLIVQAIIGVWLVTALALHLAEVGLIGLSVIILATSLTGVTDEHAIGKAFTESLPFTALLTVFFSVVAVIIDQQLFSPIIQFVLQASEHAQLSLFYIFNGLLSSISDNVFVGTIYINEAKAAMESGAITLKQYELLAVAINTGTNLPSVATPNGQAAFLFLLTSALAPLIRLSYGRMVWMALPYTLVLTLVGLLCVEFTLAPVTEWFMQMGWIATL from the coding sequence ATGGAGATCTCCTGGGGCCGCGCGTTATGGCGCAATTTTTTGGGTCAGTCACCTGACTGGTACAAACTTGCCCTTATTATTTTCTTAATTGTTAACCCATTAATTTTCCTCATCAGCCCCTTTGTTGCTGGCTGGCTGCTTGTCGCGGAATTTATTTTCACTCTGGCGATGGCTCTGAAATGCTATCCGCTGCTCCCCGGCGGTCTGTTGGCTATCGAAGCTGTCTTCATCGGCATGACCAGTGCGGAACACGTCCGTGAAGAGGTGGCGGCAAATCTTGAAGTCTTGCTGTTACTGATGTTTATGGTGGCGGGCATCTATTTTATGAAACAGCTTCTGCTGTTCATATTTACCCGTTTACTGTTAAGCATTCGCTCCAAAATGCTGCTGTCGCTCTCTTTTTGCATGGCGGCGGCGTTTCTCTCTGCGTTCCTCGATGCCTTAACCGTCGTTGCCGTAGTGATCAGTGTTGCAGTTGGTTTTTATGGCATTTATCACCGCGTAGCTTCTTCCCGCACCGAAGATACCGACCTGCAAGACGACAGCCATATCGACAAGCATTACAAAGTGGTTCTGGAGCAGTTCCGTGGCTTTCTGCGTAGCCTGATGATGCATGCGGGTGTCGGCACTGCATTAGGCGGCGTGATGACTATGGTAGGCGAACCACAGAACCTGATCATTGCCAAAGCTGCTGGCTGGCATTTTGGCGATTTCTTCCTGCGCATGTCACCGGTGACCGTCCCTGTCCTGATTTGCGGCCTGTTAACCTGCCTGCTGGTGGAGAAGCTGCGTTGGTTTGGCTACGGCGAAACGCTGCCGGAGAAAGTCCGCGAAGTGCTGCAACAGTTTGACGATCAAAGCCGTCTCCAGCGTACACGTCAGGATAAAATTCGTCTGATTGTCCAGGCGATTATCGGCGTCTGGCTGGTCACCGCGCTGGCTTTGCATCTGGCAGAGGTCGGCTTGATTGGTTTGTCTGTCATTATTCTGGCGACATCACTGACCGGTGTAACTGATGAACATGCTATCGGCAAAGCCTTCACCGAGTCTCTGCCATTCACCGCACTGTTGACGGTCTTTTTCTCGGTAGTGGCGGTGATTATCGACCAACAACTGTTCTCCCCAATTATCCAGTTTGTATTGCAGGCATCAGAACACGCTCAGCTATCGCTGTTCTATATCTTCAACGGTTTGCTGTCTTCCATTTCGGATAACGTCTTTGTAGGGACGATTTATATCAACGAAGCAAAAGCGGCAATGGAAAGCGGCGCGATTACACTGAAGCAATATGAACTGCTGGCAGTCGCCATTAACACCGGAACCAACCTGCCCTCCGTCGCCACGCCGAACGGACAGGCTGCGTTCTTATTCCTGTTGACCTCAGCACTCGCGCCATTAATACGTCTTTCTTATGGCCGCATGGTGTGGATGGCTCTGCCCTACACTCTCGTACTGACCCTCGTCGGATTACTCTGCGTAGAGTTTACGCTTGCTCCTGTAACTGAATGGTTTATGCAAATGGGGTGGATTGCAACGCTTTGA
- the dsbB gene encoding disulfide bond formation protein DsbB, translating into MLRFLNQCSQGRGAWLLMAFTALALELTALWFQHVMLLKPCVLCIYERCALFGILGAALIGAIAPKTPLRYVAMIIWLYSAFRGVQLTYEHTMLQLYPSPFMTCDFMVRFPDWLPLDKWVPQVFVASGDCAERQWDFLGLDMPQWLLGIFVAYLIVAVLVVLSQPFKAKKRDLFGR; encoded by the coding sequence ATGTTGCGATTTTTGAACCAATGTTCACAAGGCCGGGGGGCGTGGCTGTTAATGGCATTTACCGCTCTGGCTCTGGAACTGACGGCGCTGTGGTTCCAGCATGTGATGTTACTTAAACCTTGCGTGCTCTGTATTTATGAACGCTGTGCGTTATTCGGCATTCTGGGCGCCGCGCTGATTGGCGCTATCGCCCCGAAAACTCCGCTGCGTTATGTGGCGATGATCATCTGGCTGTATAGTGCTTTTCGTGGCGTGCAATTAACTTACGAGCACACCATGCTCCAGCTCTATCCTTCACCGTTTATGACCTGTGATTTCATGGTTCGATTCCCGGACTGGCTGCCGCTGGATAAATGGGTGCCACAAGTGTTTGTCGCCTCTGGCGATTGCGCTGAGCGTCAGTGGGATTTTTTAGGCCTGGATATGCCGCAGTGGCTGCTCGGTATTTTTGTTGCTTACCTGATTGTCGCAGTGCTGGTGGTACTCTCTCAGCCGTTTAAAGCGAAAAAACGTGACCTGTTTGGTCGCTAA
- the ruvB gene encoding Holliday junction branch migration DNA helicase RuvB: MIEADRLISAGTTLPEDVADRAIRPKLLEEYVGQPQVRSQMEIFIKAAKLRGDALDHLLIFGPPGLGKTTLANIVANEMGVNLRTTSGPVLEKAGDLAAMLTNLEPHDVLFIDEIHRLSPVVEEVLYPAMEDYQLDIMIGEGPAARSIKIDLPPFTLIGATTRAGSLTSPLRDRFGIVQRLEFYQVPDLQYIVSRSARFMGLEMSDDGALEVARRARGTPRIANRLLRRVRDFAEVKHDGTISADIAAQALDMLNVDAEGFDYMDRKLLLAVIDKFFGGPVGLDNLAAAIGEERETIEDVLEPYLIQQGFLQRTPRGRMATVRAWNHFGITPPEMP; encoded by the coding sequence ATGATTGAAGCAGACCGTCTGATTTCTGCCGGTACGACTTTGCCGGAAGATGTGGCAGATCGCGCCATTCGCCCCAAACTACTGGAAGAGTATGTTGGTCAGCCGCAGGTTCGTTCACAGATGGAAATTTTCATCAAAGCGGCGAAACTGCGCGGCGATGCCCTTGATCATCTATTGATTTTTGGTCCTCCGGGTCTGGGTAAAACCACACTTGCCAACATCGTCGCCAATGAAATGGGCGTCAATTTACGCACCACGTCCGGCCCGGTACTGGAAAAGGCGGGTGATCTGGCGGCGATGCTCACCAACCTTGAACCACACGATGTGTTGTTTATTGATGAGATCCACCGTCTTTCGCCTGTGGTGGAAGAAGTGCTGTATCCAGCCATGGAAGACTACCAGTTGGATATTATGATTGGTGAAGGCCCGGCAGCGCGTTCAATTAAAATCGATCTCCCCCCGTTCACCCTGATTGGCGCGACAACGCGTGCTGGTTCATTGACATCGCCACTGCGTGACCGTTTCGGTATTGTGCAGCGCCTGGAGTTTTACCAGGTGCCTGATTTGCAATATATCGTCAGTCGTAGCGCACGGTTTATGGGGCTTGAGATGAGTGACGATGGCGCGCTGGAAGTGGCTCGCCGGGCGCGAGGTACGCCACGTATCGCCAACCGCCTGCTGCGTCGTGTGCGAGATTTCGCCGAAGTGAAGCATGATGGCACCATCTCGGCGGATATCGCTGCTCAGGCGCTGGATATGCTGAACGTTGATGCTGAAGGTTTCGATTATATGGATCGCAAGTTATTGCTGGCGGTGATCGATAAATTCTTCGGTGGGCCGGTTGGCCTGGATAACCTGGCAGCGGCCATTGGCGAAGAGCGTGAAACTATTGAGGATGTGCTGGAACCTTATTTGATTCAGCAGGGCTTTTTGCAGCGGACGCCGCGCGGGCGTATGGCGACAGTGCGTGCGTGGAACCACTTCGGGATTACGCCGCCAGAAATGCCGTAG
- the ruvA gene encoding Holliday junction branch migration protein RuvA, which yields MIGRLRGIILEKQPPLVLLEVGGVGYEVHMPMTCFYELPEAGQEAIVFTHFVVREDAQLLYGFNNKQERTLFKELIKTNGVGPKLALAILSGMSAQQFVNAVEREEPAALVKLPGIGKKTAERLIVEMKDRFKGLHGDLFTPAADLVLTSPASPATDDAEQEAVAALVALGYKPQEASRMVSKIARPDASSETLIREALRAAL from the coding sequence GTGATAGGCAGGCTGAGAGGCATCATTCTGGAAAAACAACCCCCGCTGGTGTTACTTGAAGTGGGCGGCGTAGGCTATGAAGTGCATATGCCGATGACCTGTTTTTATGAACTCCCTGAAGCGGGCCAGGAAGCGATTGTTTTCACCCACTTTGTGGTGCGTGAAGATGCGCAGCTACTGTATGGTTTTAACAACAAACAAGAGCGCACGTTATTTAAAGAGTTGATCAAAACTAACGGCGTGGGACCGAAACTGGCACTGGCTATCCTCTCGGGTATGTCAGCGCAGCAGTTTGTAAATGCCGTTGAGCGTGAAGAACCTGCGGCACTGGTGAAATTACCGGGCATTGGTAAGAAAACTGCTGAACGCCTGATCGTTGAAATGAAAGATCGCTTTAAAGGTCTGCATGGCGATCTGTTCACACCGGCTGCCGATCTGGTATTGACCTCACCGGCAAGCCCGGCAACCGACGATGCCGAACAGGAAGCTGTTGCTGCGCTGGTGGCGCTGGGCTATAAACCACAAGAAGCCAGCCGCATGGTGAGCAAAATCGCTCGCCCTGATGCCAGCAGTGAAACATTAATTCGCGAAGCCCTGCGCGCCGCGTTATGA
- a CDS encoding YebB family permuted papain-like enzyme, with amino-acid sequence MKINYPSEYEVDDIVFTCIGAALFGQISAASNCWSNHVGIIIGHDSDDYLVAESRVPLSTITTLSRFIKRSANQRYAVKRLGAGLTEQQKQRLVEQVPSRLRKLYHTGFKYESSRQFCSKFVFDIYKEALCIPVGEIETFEELLNSNPNAKLTFWKFWFLGSIPWARKTVTPASLWHHPDLALIHAEGVVTPQQELTEAV; translated from the coding sequence GTGAAAATTAATTACCCTTCTGAATATGAAGTTGACGATATTGTATTTACATGTATAGGTGCTGCATTATTTGGTCAAATATCTGCCGCATCAAATTGCTGGAGTAATCACGTCGGGATCATTATCGGTCATGACAGCGATGATTATCTGGTCGCAGAAAGCCGTGTTCCCCTTTCCACCATAACCACACTGTCCCGCTTTATTAAACGCTCTGCTAACCAACGCTATGCAGTAAAGCGATTAGGTGCCGGGCTAACAGAACAGCAAAAACAACGGCTGGTAGAACAGGTTCCCTCCCGGCTACGCAAGCTCTACCATACCGGTTTTAAATACGAATCTTCCCGCCAGTTCTGTTCAAAATTCGTTTTTGATATTTATAAAGAGGCGCTATGTATCCCGGTGGGTGAAATAGAGACATTTGAAGAACTGTTAAACAGCAATCCGAATGCAAAACTCACCTTCTGGAAATTCTGGTTTTTAGGTTCGATTCCGTGGGCGCGTAAAACGGTCACTCCAGCGAGTTTGTGGCATCATCCGGATCTGGCGTTAATACATGCAGAAGGAGTAGTAACGCCTCAGCAAGAACTGACCGAGGCGGTATAA
- the ruvC gene encoding crossover junction endodeoxyribonuclease RuvC, protein MAIILGIDPGSRVTGYGVIRQVGRQLSYLGSGCIRTKVDDLPSRLKLIYAGVTEIITQFQPDYFAIEQVFMAKNADSALKLGQARGVAIVAAVNQELPVFEYAARQVKQTVVGIGSAEKSQVQHMVRTLLKLPANPQADAADALAIAITHCHVSQNAMQMSESRLNLARGRLR, encoded by the coding sequence ATGGCTATTATTCTCGGTATTGACCCGGGTTCGCGCGTTACTGGCTACGGCGTTATCCGTCAGGTGGGCAGGCAACTGTCCTACCTGGGCAGTGGATGCATACGCACCAAAGTGGATGATTTACCGTCTCGTCTGAAGCTCATCTATGCGGGCGTGACGGAAATCATCACCCAGTTCCAGCCTGATTATTTCGCAATCGAACAAGTCTTTATGGCGAAGAATGCCGACTCTGCCCTGAAACTGGGGCAGGCACGCGGCGTGGCGATTGTGGCGGCGGTGAATCAGGAATTGCCAGTATTTGAATATGCGGCACGTCAGGTAAAGCAAACGGTGGTAGGTATTGGTAGTGCCGAAAAAAGCCAGGTGCAGCATATGGTGCGCACTTTGCTAAAACTACCCGCCAACCCACAGGCGGACGCCGCCGATGCGCTGGCGATTGCCATCACCCACTGCCATGTCAGCCAGAATGCGATGCAGATGAGCGAATCGAGGCTGAATCTGGCTCGCGGGCGACTGCGTTAA
- a CDS encoding YebC/PmpR family DNA-binding transcriptional regulator, protein MAGHSKWANTRHRKAAQDAKRGKIFTKIIRELVTAAKLGGGDPDANPRLRAAIDKALSNNMTRDTLNRAIARGVGGDDDANMETIIYEGYGPGGTAIMIECLSDNRNRTVAEVRHAFSKCGGNLGTDGSVAYLFSKKGVISFEKGDEDTIMEAALEAGAEDVVTYDDGAIDVYTAWEEMGKVRDALEAAGLKADSAEVSMIPSTKADMDAETAPKLIRLIDMLEDCDDVQEVYHNGEISDEVAATL, encoded by the coding sequence ATGGCAGGTCATAGTAAATGGGCCAACACCAGACATCGTAAAGCCGCGCAGGATGCTAAGCGCGGTAAAATCTTCACTAAAATCATTCGTGAGCTGGTGACCGCAGCTAAACTGGGCGGCGGCGATCCGGATGCTAACCCGCGTCTGCGTGCGGCCATTGATAAAGCACTGTCTAACAACATGACCCGTGACACTCTGAACCGCGCAATTGCACGTGGTGTGGGCGGTGATGATGATGCGAACATGGAAACCATCATCTACGAAGGTTACGGTCCTGGCGGCACTGCAATCATGATTGAATGTCTGTCTGACAACCGTAACCGTACTGTTGCTGAAGTGCGTCACGCATTCAGCAAATGTGGCGGCAACCTCGGTACTGACGGTTCCGTAGCCTATCTGTTCAGCAAAAAAGGTGTGATCTCCTTCGAGAAAGGTGATGAAGACACCATCATGGAAGCGGCGCTGGAAGCAGGTGCAGAAGACGTTGTGACCTATGATGACGGCGCAATCGACGTCTACACTGCATGGGAAGAGATGGGTAAAGTACGTGATGCACTGGAAGCGGCAGGTCTGAAAGCAGACAGCGCAGAAGTTTCCATGATCCCGTCAACCAAAGCCGATATGGATGCAGAAACTGCACCGAAACTGATTCGTCTGATCGATATGCTGGAAGACTGTGACGACGTGCAGGAAGTTTACCATAACGGTGAGATCTCTGATGAGGTTGCAGCGACCCTCTGA